TCAGACATGTTATAAAAAAGTTCTTCCGGCAGCATTCCCCAGACTAAACTTCCGTAATACAATACTACAAGCATGGAAATGGTAAGAAGTTTCGTATTCCATTTAAATACCCCACTGAAGAAAAGGAAAAAAGCAAGAACATATACTACGCCACTGGCGCCGATGGTACAGGTGTACATATAATCACCGGTAAAAATATCGATAGGAGGAAGAAGCCATACCAGAAGTCCTGTAGCAAGCCATCCGATAACAAAAACCTTATTGGCCACCAGCGGATAAAACTGGTAAAGCAGAAACATGAGAGCAGCAATAGGAATAGAATTGCCTATGATATGATCTATGTTTCCATGCAAAAGAGGAGAAGTAACCACCCCAAGCAGGCCTTCCGGCAAAAGCGGGATAATAGCTCCGAAGCAACTGCCAAAAAAGCCCTGCATCTGTAAAAAATACCCGAACCACATTGCAGAAAGCATCAGCAAAGGGTATATAATCGCTCTTTTGGAAATTACATTTTTAAACATGAAGATTTTATGTCAAATCAAAAGCCAATGATTAATTTCGGAAAATTTGTCGAGGAAATTATTCTACTGTTCTGGTTTTAAGACAAAAAGTATGAATTTTAACTTTTCCACTTCTTATTTTGGCATTGATTTTACTGAAAACATTTCGTACCTGTGGATTTAAAAGCCATGAAATATATTCTTTAAAGGTAAAATAACCTTTTAAAAAAATTATATTTAATATTTTTGCATTGAAAATTATTTAGAGAAATGAAGAAGTTTTTGTTGATTCTTTCCTTTTTTGTAGGGATTTATGCAAGTGCACAAGAAGAATTAAAAAAAGATTCAGTAGTGGTAGACACAGTAAAATACTGGTCGGTGCTTGGGAAAAACACTTTGATGATCAATCAGGCTGCCTTTTCAAACTGGGTAGGAGGGGGAGCCAACAACGTAGGCTGGCTTGCCGGGGTGAATTATAATATTACCTATGAAAAAGACAAAGACCTGTGGGAGAATATCATTATTCTTGGTTATGGGCAGAATGATACCAAAGGATTGGGAATCAGAAAAACCCAGGATATGATCAATGTTTCAACCAACTACGGAAGGAAGTTCTTGAAAAGCTGGTATTTCTCTTTAGGAGCCGGGTTACAATCACAATTCGCTCCCGGATATGAAGACGGGAACAATCCTGAGGCAAAGAAGATCTCGAATTTTATGGCGCCGGGATACCTGAACGTCGGTATGGGTATCACCTACAGGCCCAATGATGATCTTACCGTAACCTTACGTCCTACCAACGCCAGATGGACTTTCGTCATGGATAAAGATCTTCAGTTTGCAGGAAGCTATGGTCTGAAAAATGACGGTGACACTTCTCTGTTGCAATTCGGTTTTCTGGGAACTGCCATATATAAGCTGAAAATCATGGAAGACATCCATTTAACCAATACGGCATCGGTGTTCTCCAATTATCTTGACCGTCCGGACAGGCTGGTTCTTGCGTATGGAGCTATTCTGAATCTGAAAGTCAACAAATACATCTCATCCAACATCACTTTAGATTTGCTGTATGATCATAACCAGATTGAAAAGACACAGCTAAAGCAAACCCTTGGAATTGGTTTTGCGTACACGCTTGATAATGGTGTAAAACGCTCAGAACGCAAGGACAGCCAATGGTGGATTAAAAAATAAATCAGATTACCATTTTAAAATAACAGCACTTCAGTATTGAGGTGCTTTTTTTATTCTGAAAAGTACGGTAATTTTAAGTTGCTTTAAGTTTGCTATAAGAAATGAATGTGATTTGAGTATTTATTATCAGTCTGTTACAGGTGGTTTTTTGCATGTGTTAAATTCATTTTAAAGTGAATTTTAGACGATCGTAAATTATTATTTATACATTTGTACAAATCGTTAATTATGAAAAAACTTTTATTGATCGCTTCCGTTTCCTTCGGAGCTTTAGCCGCGGCCCAGGATACAAAACCTGATGCACCAGCAGCTGATACCGTTAAAGCCTGGTCTATTCAGGGACAGAATACCTTAATGCTTAATCAGGCTGCCTTTTCAAACTGGGTAGGAGGGGGAGCCAACAACGTAGGATGGCTTGCCGGTGTCAATTATAACCTTACTTATGAAAAAGGCAAGGATCTCTGGGAAAATATTATCATCCTGGGGTATGGCCAAAATAATACCCAGGGAACAGGAGTAAGAAAGACCCAGGATGTCATCAACCTTTCTACAAACTATGGTAGAGAATTTGCTAAAAACTGGTATTTTTCAACAGGAGCCAGCCTTCAGACCCAGTTTGCACCGGGTTATGAGGACGGAAATAATCCTGAGGCAAAGAAAATCTCCAATTTTTTCGCTCCGGGATACTTAAATCTTGGTGCAGGGGTTACCTACAGGCCCAATGAAAATCTGACTGTTACTTTACGTCCAGCTAACGCCAGATGGACTTTTGTATTGGATAAAGATCTTCAGAAGGCCGGAACATACGGGCTTAAGAACGATGGAGATTCTTCTTTATTCCAGTTCGGTTTTCTGGGAACAGCGATGTATAAAATTAAAATCATGGAGAATATTAACCTGACCAATACAGCTTCGGTATTCTCAAATTACCTGGATCATCCTGAAAGATTGGTTCTTGCGTATGGAGCAATTTTAAATATGAAGATCAATAAGTATATTTCATCCAATATTACCCTGGACCTGCTGTATGATCACAACCAGATCTGGAAAACACAGCTGAAGCAGACATTGGGAGTAGGTTTTGCCTATAATATAGACAATGGAAAGAAACGTTCGGATAATAAGGATAACCAAAGCTGGTTAAAAAAATAATCCGGATTGAAAGCATAATAAAAAGCACTTCTCAAACGGAAGTGCTTTTTTATTATCAAATATATAAGTATTAGAATTCTATATCTACTTCTAATTTCTCGGCCAACAGCTTTGAAATTTTCTCTTTCAGAGGCTCAATGTCAATATTCTGCATGGCATCATTGGCAAAAGCATATAAAAGCAATGCCTGAGCTTCTTTTTTAGAGATTCCTCTTGCTCTCAGGTAGAAAAGGGCATCTTCATTCAGCTGGCCTACTGTACACCCGTGAGAACATTTTACATCATCTGCAAAGATCTCCAGCTGAGGCTTGGTATCAATGCTTGCTCCTTCACTTAGCAAAACGTTATTATTCTGCTGGTAAGCATTGGTTTTCTGAGCAATCTTGTCAACAAAAACTTTCCCGTTGAAAACTCCGTGGGCGTTACCGTCGAAGATTCCTTTGTAGTTCTGATAGCTCTCACAGTTCGGGAAATTGTGGTGTACCGCTGTGTGGTGGTCTACCAACTGGTCTTTTCCGATGATGGTGATTCCGTTCATGAAAGAATTGATATTCGATCCGTTATGAATGAAATCAAGATTATTTCTTACCAGCTTACCTCCGAAAGAGAAGGTATTTACAGTTGTTAAACTGTCTTTCTCCTGTTTTGCGAAAGTATTGTCAATGAGGTATGATGTGTTGTTGTCATTCTGAAGTTTGTGCCAGTCTGCTTTTGCATTCGGGTACGTAAAGATCTCTGTCACAGAGTTTGTCAGCACATAAGTGCTGTCAAAGTTATGGTGGCTTTCAATGACTTCTACTTTTGCACCTTCTTCCACGATCAACAGGTTTCTCGTATTGTAGAACGTGTTTTCTTCCTGGTTTTGAGAAATATAGAAAACGTGGATCGGCTTTTCAATCACAACGTTTTTAGGAACTTTCAGGAAGAAACCGTATTTGCAGTAAGCAAGATTCAGGTTGGTGAAAGCCTGCTCTTTAGAAGCAATACTGTTGAAATATTTTTCAAAAACCTCTTTGTGCTTTTCATCATTCAATGCATAGTTGAACGAAAGGAATTCTACATTTTCAATAGACACCTTTGAAAGCTCTTTATGAAGCTTACCGTTTACAAAAACGATCCAATCAAAGTTTTCCTCTCCAAGGTGCAATTCATCAAACTGCTCTTTAGTGATATTGTGGTTCTCTTTCGGGAAGAAGTTGTAACTCTTTTCCGTGATCTCCTTCAGATTGGTATATTTATATTCTTCGTCTTTTTTTGTCGGAAAACCAATATTTGCAAATCTTTGAAGAGCTGCTTTTCTGTCATCATCCAGAAATCTGTGACGAAGACCCTCCAAAAAATCATTATGGTTCTCTATAATTTGTTCTTTTAATGCCATTACTGGTATATCTGTGGTCTGCACCATTTTTCTTTTTATTTGAACTAAAATATTGTCATTCCTGGGAACAGGGAATCTTATTTTAAAGATTCTTGATTTTGTTATGCTTCATTCAGAATGACAGCGAACAATTTTAATCCCTGAAATAATTGATTTTCTTCTTAATTAAGAAGCCAGTCGTACCCTTTTTCTTCCAATTCCAATGCTAAAGATTTATCACCTGTTTTGATGATTTTTCCATTCGCAAGAACGTGAACGAAATCCGGTTGAATATAGTTAAGCAATCTTTGATAGTGCGTAATCAAAAGAACTGCATTCCCTTCATTTTTAAAGTGGTTTACACCATCTGCAACGATTCTTAAGGCATCGATATCCAATCCTGAATCGGTTTCATCAAGAATAGCCAGTTTAGGATTAAGCATCATCATCTGGAAGATCTCGTTTCTTTTCTTTTCACCTCCGGAAAATCCTTCGTTCAGTGATCTTGATAAAAAGTCTTTTTTGATTCCCAGTTTTTCAGATTTCTCACGGATCAGGGCAAGCATTTCTTTTGCCGGCATTTCTCCCAATCCATTGGCCTTTCTTGTTTCGTTTAAAGCAGCTTTGATAAAGTTCGTTACAGAAACTCCCGGAATTTCCACAGGATACTGGAACGAAAGGAAAATCCCTTTGTGTGCTCTGTCTTCCGGAGCATCTTCAACGATATCTTCTCCTTCGAAAAGAATCTCTCCACCGGTTACTTCGTAATCCTCTTTTCCGGCGATTACAGAAGAAAGGGTAGATTTACCGGCTCCGTTTGGCCCCATGATAGCGTGAACTTCACCCGGCTTTATTTCAAGATTAATCCCTTTTAATATTTCTGCGCCATCTTCAATTTTGGCGTGAAGGTCTTTAATTTGTAACATTCTTGCTAACTTTTTCTTTTTATAATTGTATTAGCTTCCTCTGTATGTGGAATATCCAAATGGTGATAACGTGATCGGAACATGATAATGTTCACTGTCTTTTATCTGGAATATTACCTCAATTGACGGATAGAAGCTTTCTATATTTTTATATTTGTAATAATCTTCTACAAAGAATACAAGTTTGTATTTTCCGTGATTACCGGTTTTTTGATAAGGTAAAAAATCTGAAACCCTGCCATTATTATCAGTTTGCTTTTTACCTACAGAAACCCACTGTTGCGTGGTTTCATTAAATTTTTCCAGTGCAATTTCTACTTTTCCGGCCGGTTTCCCTTCCGAAATATCCAGGATATGGCTTGAAAGCTGAAATCCTGTCTTTTCCTGAGCAGAAAGACTGAAGAAAATCAATCCAAAAAATGCCAGTAACAACTTCTTCATAGAGCTTATCATCTTCAGTGAATTATCCTACTGATCCTTCTAATGAAATTTCAAGCAACTTCTGTGCTTCAATTGCAAATTCCATCGGAAGTTTATTTAAAACCTCTTTACTGAATCCGTTTACGATCAGAGCAATGGCTCTTTCTGTATCGATTCCTCTCTGGTTACAATAGAAAATCTGATCTTCCCCGATTTTTGAAGTCGTTGCCTCGTGCTCCAGCTGGGCAGTAGGATCTTTGATCTCAATGTAAGGGAAGGTGTGGGCTCCACATTCATTACCCATCAATAAAGAATCACATTGGGAGAAGTTTCTGGCTCCTTTTGCAGAAGGCATTACTTTTACCAATCCTCTGTATGAGTTCTGAGATTTTCCTGCAGAAATACCTTTTGAAATGATTGTAGACTTGGTGTTTTTACCAATGTGGATCATTTTCGTTCCTGTATCTGCATATTGGTGGTTATTGGTTACTGCGATAGAGTAGAATTCCCCGATAGCGTTGTCCCCTTTCAGGATACAGGACGGGTATTTCCATGTTACTGCAGAACCTGTCTCAACCTGGGTCCATGAGATTTTTGCATTTCTTTCGCAAAGCCCTCTTTTCGTTACAAAATTGAATACACCTCCTTTTCCTTCTTCATTACCAGGGTACCAGTTCTGTACGGTTGAATATTTAATTTCCGCATCATCCATCGCAATCAGTTCCACTACCGCAGCGTGAAGCTGGTTTTCGTCTCTTGACGGTGCTGTACATCCTTCAAGATAAGAAACATAGCTTCCTTCATCCGCAATCACAAGCGTTCTTTCAAACTGTCCTGTTCCTGCCTGGTTGATACGGAAGTAAGTGGAAAGTTCCATCGGGCATTTTACGCCTTTGGGAATATAGCAGAAACTTCCGTCAGAGAATACTGCGGAGTTCAGTGCTGCGTAGAAATTATCACCTCTCGGAACTACTTTTCCAAGGTATTTTCTTACTAAATCAGGGTGGTTCTTAATAGCTTCAGAGATGGAACAGAAAATAATTCCTTTTTCTGCCAACGTATCCTGGAAAGTAGTTTTCACAGAAACTGAGTCCATTACGATGTCTACTGCAACCCCTGAAAGTCTTTTTTGTTCCTCAATGTTAATCCCTAACTTTTCGAAAGTCTTCAATAATTCAGGGTCTACTTCATCAAGGCTGGCCAATTCAGGCTTTACTTTTGGAGCAGCGTAGTAACGGATGGCTTGAAAATCCGGCTTTTCATACTTGATATTCGCCCATTCAGGCTCTACCATCTTCAGCCAGATTTTGAAAGATTCCAGACGCCATTCGGTCATCCATTCCGGCTCTTCTTTTTTAGCAGAGATGGCACGGATGATGTCCTCATTTAAACCAGTCGGGAAATCTTCGTAATCGATTTTAGTTTCCCAACCGAATTCATATTTTTTATTTTCTAGATCGACTCTTAAATCGTCTTCAGTGTATTTACTCATTATTATTTTTTAGATTTCAGATTGTAGACCTCAGATTTCAGATGCTTACTGATTGCTGATATCTAGTATCTTATGTCTTTTTTCTAAAGACTAAATGATTCTCCACACCCACATGTTCTGGATGCGTTCGGGTTGTTGAAAACAAACCCTTTTCCGTTCAATCCTCCTGAATACTCAAGAGTGGTTCCTGCTAAATAAAGGATTGATTTTTTATCGACGATGATCTTGATATCATTATCTTCAAAAATCTGATCTGTGTCTTCTTTTTGGTTGTCAAACTTCAGAACATACTCCAAACCAGAGCATCCGCCGCTTTTCACTCCCACTCTTATATAATCTTCAGCAGGGTTAAAACCATCTTCAGTCATCAACTGAATGGCTTTCTCCTTTGCATAGTCTGATACTTTTATCATTGTATTTATTTAGAATGATTTAATGATGCAAAAATACGAACAAAAATCAGGATATAAAAATCAGCATTTTTATTTTATCGATTTTTATCATTGATGAGTTTAACCTTGGTAATCTTTTGAAATCCAAAACATAAATTGACTCACAATGAAAAAAATAGGTATTATTGCTCTGGCTCTCTTTATACAGCATGTTTCCGGCCAAACCAACAGGTTTGTATATCAGGTTACGATGAAACCTGATGCAGAAAATAAAGCAGATACAAAAACTGAAAATGCATATCTTGATATTTCCCAGGATAAATCTGTTTTTTATTCTGAAAACAGGATTAAAAGAGATTCTATCATGCAAAAAGCCTTCCAGGGAGGTGGTGGAAGAGGAAGTATCAACAGAGACCAGATGGAAGGTTTAAGATCCAATATCAATTATTCTGTAGAAAAAGATAAAACAAATCAGAAAACATATTTTAAAGATAGAATAGGACGTGATATTTATTCCTATGAAGAAGACAGACCATTACATTGGAAAATTTCTTCTGAAACAACAAAAATAGGGGAATATAAGGTCCAGAAAGCCGAAACGGATTTTGCCGGAAGAAAATGGACAGCCTGGTTTACCACAGATCTGCCTTATCAGGATGGCCCATACAAGTTTGGCGGGCTTCCGGGATTGATTGTAAAAGTGGAGGATGATAAAGGGGATTATTCTTTTGACCTGATGAAGAACTATAAGATCGCAGAACTTCCAGCTTTAAATCAGTTTGGAAATACTTTAAAAGTAAAAAGAAGTGATTTTGTAAAACAGCAGCAAAAATTTAAAACAGACCCAATGTCATTTATGACTCAAGGATCAGGCGGTATGGCTGCTACAATGAGAATAGGTGGTGGCGGAAGAGGTCCCGGAGGAGGAAATCAGGATCCTGCTGAGATGAGAAAACGGATGGAAGAAAGGGTGAAAGAGGAAGCGAAAAAGAACAGTAATCCGATTGAATTGCAATAAATCAGCTTGCTGGCTGAACTAAACCTAACAGTTTTTGAAAACCTGTTAGGTTAAAAAAGCACCGATGAAATTATTCATCGGTGCTTTTTTATAATATAAATTTATAGGTTATTTTAAAAGTTGGTTAAAGGTATCTCCCTGTCTGATATCTCCGGTGTTATAACCTTTCATAAACCATTCTTTACGCTGTGCAGATGAGCCATGGGTAAAGCTTTCCTGATTTACATATCCCTGAGATCTTCTCTGAATATTATCATCCCCCACAGCCTGAGCGGCATCTATTGCGGCCTGAATATCTCCGGGCTCAAGAATTTGTTTGGTATCATCTGTACGTTTAGCCCAGACTCCTGCATAAAAATCTGCCTGTAATTCTGTAGCTACAGAGACTTTATTCATTTCTGCCTCAGAATATCTTCCACTTCTTCGGAGTGCATCTACTTTTTGCGTTGTTCCCAAAAGGGTTTGTATATGATGTCCCATTTCATGGGCAAGCACATAGGCTACTGTAAATTCTGTTACTTTGGCCCCGAATCTTCCCTGGAGTTCATTGAAGAAACTCATATCCATATAGATTTTCTGATCGGCAGGGCAATAAAATGGTCCCATGGCAGACTGGGCTGTACCACAGGCCGAATTTGTTGTGCTTTGAAAAAGTACGATTTCAGGATCGCTGTAGCTCATTCCGTTTTCCTGAAAGATCTGAGTCCAGGTCTGGGTATTCCAGGCAGCCATCATTTTGACCATTTCTCCGATTTTTTTCTCTTCAACGGTAAGTTCACGTTTTTCACCGGAGTCTCCCGAAGACTGAATGCTTCCGGAATTGAGAATTCCTGAAGGGTCACCTCCCAGGAAGAATACAATCGCTGCTATAATTAAAGTTCCGAGTCCGCCGCCAACGATCATACCGCCACCTCCGCCTCCGGAGCCACGGCGATCATCAACGTTACCGCCTCTGTCGTCTGTCCATCTCATAAGAATAAGTTTATTGTGAATTTAAATATTTTAATCAATATCTCTATATATTTTTTATCTGAAAATGTAGATATTTATCGGTTAAGCTGTTTGGTTTTCAACCAATAGGATGTTGACTGATAGGCTGAAACAGCATCATCTACCAGTTTCTGATCTGTATTTTTTAATAATTTCTCATTGTAGTACAGTTTAAATTCAGGAGCAAGTTCACTTTTTTCAAGTTCCAGCGCGTACTGTTTTACTTTTTTTACAGGAGAAATAATGGTCAGCCGATTGTCTTTTACAAAGCCCAGATCCTGATATGTGGCAATATAAGCTTTAGGCTGAAATTCCTTTTTAAAGACATCCTGGCCTAAGAATTTAGACTGATAGCTGAAGTTGAGTAATCCGAAAACCGTAGGCATTACGTCAATCTGAGACATCAGGGCATCAAACTTCTGAGGCTGGATAAATCCTTCTGAGAATACCATGGCAGGAATTCTGTATTTATCCATCGGAAGCTCTGTTTTTCCGGCACTTGATGCGCAGTGGTCTGCAATAATCACAAAGACCGTATTTTTGTACCAATCCTGTTTTTTAGCCATTTCAAAAAACAGTTTAAGGGAGTAGTCTGTATATTTTACACCGCCTTCACGGGATTTCGCTGTTCCAGGGATATCAATCCTTCCATCAGGATAAGTGAAAGGTCTGTGATTGGAGACCGTCATCCAGTGGTTAAAGAAA
This portion of the Chryseobacterium arthrosphaerae genome encodes:
- a CDS encoding rhomboid family intramembrane serine protease produces the protein MFKNVISKRAIIYPLLMLSAMWFGYFLQMQGFFGSCFGAIIPLLPEGLLGVVTSPLLHGNIDHIIGNSIPIAALMFLLYQFYPLVANKVFVIGWLATGLLVWLLPPIDIFTGDYMYTCTIGASGVVYVLAFFLFFSGVFKWNTKLLTISMLVVLYYGSLVWGMLPEELFYNMSEPSKISWQAHLSGAVVGSIIAFAFKNVGEKKKKFIWEFPNYYSEKDDKLWQEYKENHPEDFMELPYKKRDDIWDHLDELRKR
- a CDS encoding DUF3078 domain-containing protein, whose product is MKKFLLILSFFVGIYASAQEELKKDSVVVDTVKYWSVLGKNTLMINQAAFSNWVGGGANNVGWLAGVNYNITYEKDKDLWENIIILGYGQNDTKGLGIRKTQDMINVSTNYGRKFLKSWYFSLGAGLQSQFAPGYEDGNNPEAKKISNFMAPGYLNVGMGITYRPNDDLTVTLRPTNARWTFVMDKDLQFAGSYGLKNDGDTSLLQFGFLGTAIYKLKIMEDIHLTNTASVFSNYLDRPDRLVLAYGAILNLKVNKYISSNITLDLLYDHNQIEKTQLKQTLGIGFAYTLDNGVKRSERKDSQWWIKK
- a CDS encoding DUF3078 domain-containing protein; protein product: MKKLLLIASVSFGALAAAQDTKPDAPAADTVKAWSIQGQNTLMLNQAAFSNWVGGGANNVGWLAGVNYNLTYEKGKDLWENIIILGYGQNNTQGTGVRKTQDVINLSTNYGREFAKNWYFSTGASLQTQFAPGYEDGNNPEAKKISNFFAPGYLNLGAGVTYRPNENLTVTLRPANARWTFVLDKDLQKAGTYGLKNDGDSSLFQFGFLGTAMYKIKIMENINLTNTASVFSNYLDHPERLVLAYGAILNMKINKYISSNITLDLLYDHNQIWKTQLKQTLGVGFAYNIDNGKKRSDNKDNQSWLKK
- the sufD gene encoding Fe-S cluster assembly protein SufD, producing MALKEQIIENHNDFLEGLRHRFLDDDRKAALQRFANIGFPTKKDEEYKYTNLKEITEKSYNFFPKENHNITKEQFDELHLGEENFDWIVFVNGKLHKELSKVSIENVEFLSFNYALNDEKHKEVFEKYFNSIASKEQAFTNLNLAYCKYGFFLKVPKNVVIEKPIHVFYISQNQEENTFYNTRNLLIVEEGAKVEVIESHHNFDSTYVLTNSVTEIFTYPNAKADWHKLQNDNNTSYLIDNTFAKQEKDSLTTVNTFSFGGKLVRNNLDFIHNGSNINSFMNGITIIGKDQLVDHHTAVHHNFPNCESYQNYKGIFDGNAHGVFNGKVFVDKIAQKTNAYQQNNNVLLSEGASIDTKPQLEIFADDVKCSHGCTVGQLNEDALFYLRARGISKKEAQALLLYAFANDAMQNIDIEPLKEKISKLLAEKLEVDIEF
- the sufC gene encoding Fe-S cluster assembly ATPase SufC, with amino-acid sequence MLQIKDLHAKIEDGAEILKGINLEIKPGEVHAIMGPNGAGKSTLSSVIAGKEDYEVTGGEILFEGEDIVEDAPEDRAHKGIFLSFQYPVEIPGVSVTNFIKAALNETRKANGLGEMPAKEMLALIREKSEKLGIKKDFLSRSLNEGFSGGEKKRNEIFQMMMLNPKLAILDETDSGLDIDALRIVADGVNHFKNEGNAVLLITHYQRLLNYIQPDFVHVLANGKIIKTGDKSLALELEEKGYDWLLN
- the uraH gene encoding hydroxyisourate hydrolase; this encodes MKKLLLAFFGLIFFSLSAQEKTGFQLSSHILDISEGKPAGKVEIALEKFNETTQQWVSVGKKQTDNNGRVSDFLPYQKTGNHGKYKLVFFVEDYYKYKNIESFYPSIEVIFQIKDSEHYHVPITLSPFGYSTYRGS
- the sufB gene encoding Fe-S cluster assembly protein SufB → MSKYTEDDLRVDLENKKYEFGWETKIDYEDFPTGLNEDIIRAISAKKEEPEWMTEWRLESFKIWLKMVEPEWANIKYEKPDFQAIRYYAAPKVKPELASLDEVDPELLKTFEKLGINIEEQKRLSGVAVDIVMDSVSVKTTFQDTLAEKGIIFCSISEAIKNHPDLVRKYLGKVVPRGDNFYAALNSAVFSDGSFCYIPKGVKCPMELSTYFRINQAGTGQFERTLVIADEGSYVSYLEGCTAPSRDENQLHAAVVELIAMDDAEIKYSTVQNWYPGNEEGKGGVFNFVTKRGLCERNAKISWTQVETGSAVTWKYPSCILKGDNAIGEFYSIAVTNNHQYADTGTKMIHIGKNTKSTIISKGISAGKSQNSYRGLVKVMPSAKGARNFSQCDSLLMGNECGAHTFPYIEIKDPTAQLEHEATTSKIGEDQIFYCNQRGIDTERAIALIVNGFSKEVLNKLPMEFAIEAQKLLEISLEGSVG
- a CDS encoding HesB/IscA family protein, whose amino-acid sequence is MIKVSDYAKEKAIQLMTEDGFNPAEDYIRVGVKSGGCSGLEYVLKFDNQKEDTDQIFEDNDIKIIVDKKSILYLAGTTLEYSGGLNGKGFVFNNPNASRTCGCGESFSL
- a CDS encoding GLPGLI family protein: MKKIGIIALALFIQHVSGQTNRFVYQVTMKPDAENKADTKTENAYLDISQDKSVFYSENRIKRDSIMQKAFQGGGGRGSINRDQMEGLRSNINYSVEKDKTNQKTYFKDRIGRDIYSYEEDRPLHWKISSETTKIGEYKVQKAETDFAGRKWTAWFTTDLPYQDGPYKFGGLPGLIVKVEDDKGDYSFDLMKNYKIAELPALNQFGNTLKVKRSDFVKQQQKFKTDPMSFMTQGSGGMAATMRIGGGGRGPGGGNQDPAEMRKRMEERVKEEAKKNSNPIELQ
- the ypfJ gene encoding KPN_02809 family neutral zinc metallopeptidase, with translation MRWTDDRGGNVDDRRGSGGGGGGMIVGGGLGTLIIAAIVFFLGGDPSGILNSGSIQSSGDSGEKRELTVEEKKIGEMVKMMAAWNTQTWTQIFQENGMSYSDPEIVLFQSTTNSACGTAQSAMGPFYCPADQKIYMDMSFFNELQGRFGAKVTEFTVAYVLAHEMGHHIQTLLGTTQKVDALRRSGRYSEAEMNKVSVATELQADFYAGVWAKRTDDTKQILEPGDIQAAIDAAQAVGDDNIQRRSQGYVNQESFTHGSSAQRKEWFMKGYNTGDIRQGDTFNQLLK